A genomic window from Chitinophaga pollutisoli includes:
- a CDS encoding TonB-dependent receptor codes for MKHVYLLFLACMLSMGAYAQQVIKGTVRDSLTKAPIPGATIRVVNGSGGVTANDKGEFELRVPANAQLRISSIGFESVLIPATAVMRPIMLTTAAQMLQMPVVIGYGTRQRTAVTTSISSIDSRKLAPENNIVSDVGKALQGRIPGVFVASTSGAPGSTPNIQIRGVQSARAQDANPLIVIDGLVMEGPGISLSSINPQDIETIDVLKDAASAAIYGARGSSGVIIITTKKGKHGQKPYFSVNAYTGFNNVPTTRRMLNSSEYASAFNDSRNNRITDIDAQLANPGSLTPVQISQLQNERNRLSSQVADLKMADRSTDWIDRVKNHNAPLNNIQASMSGGGEKSTYYMSLGRYAETGAIGTGRFERYTAKIDVSQQVNNWLRLMGNINLTQSVSKDNSYPLVSAFNARPDTPEEPVRNADGSLGYYIGQQNHPLGEMMENRNKNRTQTWFGNLAAELKLHKNLQFRSAFAANKYNTFNRDYQSPLGYLGKFQNGYLKTGGSDNFNYNFDSYFTYTNRWNKLGLTGTAGYTFYSIENNGWGYDLNGFPRVDVITGGAAGSAYGSTGAIGSLNGNSLETSEAYFGRLSFDWDNKYMLGASLRTDGSSKLRKDNRYSWFPSVSAGWDLAQEGFMQDQKLFQFLKLRSSYGISGNIRAVANFATQHLMQATSNLGEPALRARDQVGNPNIRWEETKQFDAGIDIGMFNNRVTLTADYYNKSTTGLLSIRNIPWEFGAQSLPFNIGDIRNKGFDLELAVSSARNALVSWKVETNLNFNRNEIIALSDSVLSYGTFIFGGPQSQARVGQSVGSVQVYNSLGVDPNTGDMIYEDRNKDGKWDAKDYIFVPIALPKFTGGTTLSAGYKGVSVEALFSYVVGTKIYDYYEQSLRNYDLDWFGVMPNKFDVVNKRWRKPGDVTDVPRAVAGPHGAGKTADWNYRPSTQFIYDASYLRLRNLTVAYMLPKRLLDMATITRCKVYVAAQNLFTITKYIGFDPEAASNSGIVSSNLPNPRSMVLGVDLSF; via the coding sequence ATGAAACATGTCTATCTGCTATTCCTTGCCTGTATGTTAAGCATGGGCGCTTACGCTCAGCAGGTTATCAAGGGTACGGTGCGCGATTCGCTGACGAAGGCACCGATACCGGGCGCCACCATCAGGGTGGTCAACGGTTCCGGCGGGGTTACCGCCAACGATAAAGGGGAATTCGAATTGCGGGTGCCCGCCAACGCCCAGTTGCGGATTTCCTCGATCGGGTTCGAATCGGTGCTGATACCGGCTACCGCCGTAATGCGGCCTATTATGCTGACCACCGCCGCCCAGATGCTCCAAATGCCGGTGGTGATCGGGTACGGCACGCGCCAGCGCACCGCCGTTACCACCAGTATCTCCTCCATCGATTCGCGCAAGCTGGCGCCGGAGAACAATATCGTCAGCGACGTGGGTAAAGCCCTCCAGGGCCGCATTCCCGGCGTATTCGTCGCTTCCACCTCGGGCGCTCCCGGCTCCACGCCCAATATCCAGATCCGCGGCGTACAATCCGCCCGCGCGCAGGACGCCAACCCCCTGATCGTTATCGACGGACTGGTGATGGAAGGGCCCGGCATCTCGCTCAGCTCCATCAACCCGCAGGACATCGAGACCATCGACGTGCTCAAAGACGCGGCTTCCGCCGCCATCTACGGCGCACGGGGCTCTTCCGGCGTGATCATCATCACCACCAAAAAAGGGAAACACGGCCAGAAACCGTATTTCTCCGTGAATGCCTACACCGGCTTCAACAACGTGCCCACCACCCGCCGCATGCTCAATTCTTCGGAATACGCTTCCGCATTCAACGATTCACGCAACAACCGGATTACCGACATCGACGCCCAGCTGGCCAACCCCGGAAGCCTCACCCCCGTGCAGATCAGCCAGTTGCAAAACGAGCGGAACAGGCTGAGCAGCCAGGTGGCCGATCTTAAAATGGCAGACCGCAGCACCGACTGGATCGACCGGGTGAAAAATCACAATGCACCGCTGAATAACATCCAGGCCAGCATGAGCGGCGGCGGCGAGAAATCCACGTATTACATGTCGCTGGGCCGTTATGCCGAAACCGGCGCCATCGGTACCGGCCGCTTCGAACGCTATACCGCCAAAATCGACGTGTCGCAACAGGTGAACAACTGGCTCCGTCTCATGGGGAATATCAACCTGACGCAGTCGGTGAGCAAAGACAACTCCTACCCCCTCGTGAGCGCCTTCAACGCCCGTCCGGACACGCCGGAGGAACCGGTGCGCAATGCTGATGGCTCGCTCGGGTATTATATAGGACAGCAGAACCATCCGCTCGGCGAAATGATGGAGAACAGGAACAAGAACCGCACGCAGACCTGGTTCGGGAACCTGGCTGCCGAGTTGAAGCTGCACAAGAACCTGCAATTCCGCTCTGCTTTCGCCGCCAACAAATACAACACTTTCAACCGCGATTACCAGTCGCCGCTCGGCTACCTGGGTAAATTCCAGAATGGCTACCTGAAAACGGGTGGTTCGGATAACTTCAATTACAACTTCGACAGCTATTTCACCTATACCAACCGCTGGAACAAGCTGGGCCTGACAGGAACCGCGGGATATACATTCTACAGCATCGAGAATAACGGATGGGGTTATGACCTCAATGGGTTCCCGCGGGTGGATGTGATCACCGGCGGCGCCGCTGGTTCCGCTTATGGCAGTACGGGCGCAATCGGTTCACTGAACGGCAATTCCCTCGAAACATCAGAGGCTTACTTCGGCCGGCTTTCGTTTGATTGGGATAACAAGTACATGTTGGGCGCAAGCCTACGTACCGACGGGTCCTCCAAACTCCGTAAAGACAACCGGTATTCCTGGTTCCCCTCCGTGTCCGCAGGCTGGGACCTGGCGCAGGAAGGGTTCATGCAGGACCAGAAGTTGTTCCAGTTCCTAAAACTGCGCAGCAGCTACGGTATCAGCGGCAACATCCGCGCGGTAGCGAACTTCGCCACGCAACACCTCATGCAGGCGACCTCCAATCTCGGTGAGCCCGCGCTCCGCGCCCGCGACCAGGTTGGCAACCCGAACATCCGTTGGGAAGAAACCAAACAATTCGATGCGGGCATCGACATCGGCATGTTCAACAACCGGGTTACGCTGACGGCCGATTATTACAATAAATCTACCACCGGACTGCTCAGCATCCGCAATATACCCTGGGAGTTCGGTGCGCAGTCGCTGCCATTCAATATCGGGGATATCCGAAACAAAGGTTTCGACCTGGAGCTGGCCGTGTCCAGTGCGCGGAATGCCCTCGTCAGCTGGAAAGTGGAAACCAACCTGAACTTTAACCGCAACGAGATCATCGCCCTCTCCGACTCCGTGCTGAGTTACGGCACCTTCATCTTTGGCGGCCCGCAATCGCAGGCGCGCGTTGGGCAGTCGGTAGGCTCCGTGCAGGTGTATAATTCTCTCGGCGTCGATCCCAATACGGGGGATATGATCTATGAAGACCGGAATAAGGATGGTAAATGGGACGCAAAAGATTACATCTTCGTGCCCATCGCCCTTCCCAAATTTACCGGCGGTACAACGCTTTCGGCCGGGTATAAAGGTGTGTCCGTGGAAGCGCTGTTTTCTTATGTGGTGGGTACCAAGATCTACGACTACTACGAACAATCCCTCCGCAACTACGATCTCGACTGGTTCGGCGTGATGCCCAACAAATTCGATGTCGTGAACAAACGCTGGCGCAAGCCCGGCGACGTGACGGACGTTCCCCGCGCCGTTGCAGGCCCTCATGGAGCCGGCAAAACGGCGGACTGGAATTACCGTCCTTCCACGCAATTCATTTACGACGCTTCGTACCTGCGCCTGCGCAACCTCACGGTGGCGTATATGCTGCCGAAAAGGTTGCTGGACATGGCTACCATTACCCGCTGCAAAGTGTATGTGGCCGCGCAGAACCTGTTTACAATAACCAAATACATCGGCTTCGATCCGGAAGCGGCTTCCAACTCCGGCATCGTTTCTTCCAACCTTCCCAATCCCAGGAGCATGGTGTTGGGCGTAGACCTGTCTTTCTAA
- a CDS encoding response regulator transcription factor, translated as MSSQTIQIAIADDHPLITEGLQKLLEAAPGMEIAGCFGSGRECLEFLQSSHADILLLDIALPDTSGLDLCRDIRNISPATRILALSNHAERSMILQMLQQGASGYLLKNVAADELIRCIREAHEGLLTFSKAVREIMAKPSATELREMPQLTRREKEILLLIADGKTTTDIAAMLHLSPLTVETHRKNLLQKFGSPNVASMIRLAVQQGLIQA; from the coding sequence ATGTCTTCACAAACCATTCAGATCGCCATTGCAGACGACCATCCGCTGATAACCGAGGGGTTGCAGAAACTGCTGGAAGCGGCCCCCGGCATGGAGATCGCCGGTTGCTTCGGCAGCGGCCGCGAATGCCTGGAATTTCTTCAATCTTCCCACGCCGACATCCTTCTGCTCGACATCGCCCTGCCCGACACGAGCGGCCTCGACCTTTGCCGCGACATCCGGAACATTTCCCCCGCCACCCGCATCCTCGCCCTCAGCAATCACGCTGAGCGCAGCATGATCCTCCAGATGCTCCAACAAGGCGCCTCCGGCTACCTGCTAAAGAACGTGGCGGCCGACGAGCTCATCCGCTGCATCCGCGAAGCGCATGAAGGACTCCTCACGTTCAGCAAAGCCGTCCGCGAGATTATGGCCAAACCCTCCGCCACGGAGCTTCGGGAGATGCCGCAGCTCACCCGGCGGGAAAAAGAAATCCTCCTGCTCATCGCCGACGGCAAAACCACGACCGACATCGCCGCTATGCTGCATCTCAGCCCGCTGACGGTAGAAACCCACCGCAAAAACCTCCTACAGAAATTCGGTTCGCCCAATGTGGCGTCCATGATCCGGCTGGCCGTGCAGCAAGGGCTTATCCAGGCATAA
- a CDS encoding nuclear transport factor 2 family protein, with the protein MKSTILTLNALLFCLLARAQSDAEVTKAVLAADSLFWQSYNTCNLSGIRPMLTDDVEFYHDKGGPTFGADAMMKSFTNGLCKPGNDFSLRREAVPGTVMVFPLRKNDSLYGAIISGSHYFYILKNTHEYRDGLAKFTHLLLLQEGRWKMARILSFDHGPAPYENTRKTLEMKKETLQAFSGKYKGPENALTISAENGWLVLHTAREPMSLFPERQDVFFAKERDLTFKFTRDTQGKVTGMVACAHHGMGDAYNINGYTQMQYRVPHGEKWESHPGE; encoded by the coding sequence ATGAAAAGTACCATTTTAACCCTGAACGCCCTGCTATTTTGTTTGCTAGCCCGCGCGCAATCCGACGCAGAGGTTACCAAAGCCGTACTGGCGGCCGACAGCCTTTTCTGGCAAAGCTACAATACCTGCAACCTGTCCGGAATACGGCCCATGCTGACGGACGATGTGGAGTTTTACCACGATAAAGGCGGCCCTACCTTCGGGGCAGACGCGATGATGAAAAGCTTCACCAACGGCCTTTGCAAGCCCGGCAACGATTTCAGCCTGCGCAGGGAAGCGGTGCCGGGTACGGTAATGGTGTTTCCCTTACGTAAAAACGATTCGCTTTACGGCGCTATCATCTCCGGCAGCCATTATTTCTATATCCTGAAGAATACGCATGAATACCGCGACGGCCTTGCGAAGTTTACGCACCTTTTGCTTTTACAGGAAGGAAGGTGGAAGATGGCGCGGATACTGAGTTTCGACCATGGCCCTGCCCCGTACGAGAATACGCGAAAAACACTGGAAATGAAGAAAGAAACCTTACAGGCTTTTTCGGGGAAATACAAAGGGCCGGAAAATGCGCTCACTATTTCAGCGGAAAATGGCTGGCTGGTGCTGCATACGGCGCGGGAACCCATGTCCCTTTTCCCCGAGCGGCAAGACGTATTTTTTGCAAAAGAACGGGATTTGACGTTTAAGTTTACCCGTGATACACAAGGGAAAGTAACGGGGATGGTTGCATGCGCGCACCACGGCATGGGTGACGCTTACAACATCAATGGATATACGCAAATGCAATATCGCGTGCCGCATGGTGAGAAATGGGAATCGCATCCGGGGGAATAG
- a CDS encoding RagB/SusD family nutrient uptake outer membrane protein, whose amino-acid sequence MKKSFFLHISACAIMGMASCANKLDVQPDTLVSPDQVNSSNVGLVLNGARLALTNNAFYNYYILTEIMGDDVQTTSLQGYELCNIPVTDNSLTIAYRYPFACVNNANVVIRYYSAHTGEAALRPIAGEAYLLRAYAYMLLNEQFGKVAIMDGTEDPLSYPERQSEEKVKAEIEANLLKAVELLPDAGGKPLKGSKQAAQLLLARFYLNNGKFAEAENLANAVITSGKFALLDEKFDEIFKYNTASKEMVYAVAEVSSGVNNTKQGLPGVYGPGSGRAGGANIWIDSNLVKSYENTDIRKPFFTRMKGSSITDTVWFLVKFPEELQPSYPICRYSEAFLIAAEAKARTGTVDVTRYNELRAKRKASLAANGDFANAAAFLDAIELERRREFVGERHRWQDMRRFGKAIPWLEGFQQPAGHVIFPIPERLFTLNPTLQQNDDY is encoded by the coding sequence ATGAAGAAATCATTTTTCCTGCATATATCCGCATGCGCCATCATGGGAATGGCCTCCTGCGCCAACAAGCTGGACGTGCAGCCCGATACCCTGGTGTCGCCCGACCAGGTGAACAGCAGTAATGTGGGGCTGGTGCTTAATGGCGCCAGGCTCGCGCTGACCAACAACGCATTCTACAATTATTACATCCTCACCGAAATCATGGGGGATGATGTGCAGACCACCAGCCTGCAAGGCTACGAGTTATGCAATATTCCCGTAACCGACAACTCCCTGACCATCGCCTACCGTTACCCCTTCGCCTGTGTCAATAATGCGAACGTGGTGATCCGGTACTACAGTGCCCATACCGGTGAGGCGGCATTGCGGCCGATTGCCGGCGAAGCTTACCTCCTGAGGGCCTATGCTTACATGTTGCTGAATGAGCAGTTCGGAAAAGTAGCGATCATGGACGGAACGGAGGATCCCTTATCCTACCCCGAACGGCAATCCGAAGAGAAAGTAAAAGCGGAGATTGAGGCTAACCTGTTAAAGGCGGTGGAGTTGCTGCCTGATGCCGGAGGCAAGCCCCTGAAAGGTAGTAAGCAAGCCGCACAATTGCTGCTGGCGCGCTTTTACCTGAACAACGGGAAGTTTGCCGAAGCTGAAAATCTGGCCAATGCCGTGATCACCTCGGGAAAATTCGCCCTGCTTGATGAGAAGTTCGACGAGATCTTCAAATACAATACCGCTTCCAAAGAGATGGTGTATGCCGTTGCGGAAGTTTCTTCCGGTGTCAATAACACCAAACAAGGGCTGCCGGGCGTATATGGTCCTGGCAGCGGCCGCGCAGGTGGTGCTAACATCTGGATTGATTCGAACCTCGTGAAATCTTACGAGAACACCGATATCAGGAAGCCATTTTTCACGAGAATGAAAGGCTCGAGCATTACCGATACCGTTTGGTTCCTGGTGAAGTTCCCGGAAGAATTGCAACCCTCCTATCCCATCTGCCGCTACAGCGAAGCGTTTCTCATTGCCGCAGAAGCAAAAGCCAGAACAGGCACGGTGGACGTGACGCGCTACAACGAACTGCGCGCCAAGCGCAAAGCCTCCCTGGCCGCCAATGGCGACTTCGCCAATGCCGCCGCCTTCCTGGACGCGATTGAGCTGGAACGCAGGAGGGAATTCGTGGGAGAACGCCACCGCTGGCAGGATATGCGCCGCTTCGGCAAGGCGATCCCCTGGCTGGAAGGGTTCCAGCAACCCGCGGGCCACGTCATCTTCCCCATCCCGGAAAGACTGTTCACCCTCAATCCCACCCTCCAACAGAACGACGATTATTAG
- a CDS encoding class I SAM-dependent methyltransferase, which produces MKNTERFSGRAEHYIKYRPHYPHAIIGCLEEAGCLTKDSIVADVGSGTGISCLPFLENGNAVVAVEPNTEMREASERLLHGYPGFRAVAGTAEKTTLENGSADLIVAGQAFHWFHGSAARNEFVRIGRPGACTVLMWNERDIQDQLGKEYDALLEANAVDYRETNHRNVGPAQLSAFYSPSVYQAYTFSNAQQLDLPGLKGRMLSASYAPQPGHPLYAPMISQLEDLFAKYAKNGLVKFMYTTRLYIGQLT; this is translated from the coding sequence ATGAAAAACACCGAAAGATTCAGCGGAAGGGCTGAACATTACATCAAGTACCGACCGCATTACCCGCATGCCATCATTGGCTGCCTGGAAGAAGCAGGCTGCCTGACCAAAGATTCCATCGTTGCCGATGTCGGCTCCGGAACGGGTATTTCCTGCCTGCCGTTCCTGGAAAACGGCAACGCGGTGGTGGCTGTAGAGCCCAATACAGAAATGCGCGAAGCCTCCGAGCGTCTGCTCCACGGGTACCCGGGGTTCAGGGCGGTTGCCGGAACGGCGGAAAAGACCACCCTGGAAAACGGATCCGCAGATCTCATCGTGGCCGGGCAGGCATTTCATTGGTTCCATGGCAGTGCCGCCAGGAATGAATTTGTGAGGATCGGCCGGCCGGGAGCATGCACCGTGCTCATGTGGAACGAGCGCGACATCCAGGACCAGCTCGGCAAGGAGTACGACGCCCTGCTGGAAGCCAACGCCGTTGATTACCGGGAAACCAACCACCGTAACGTTGGCCCCGCGCAGCTGTCGGCCTTCTACTCTCCTTCAGTATACCAGGCCTACACCTTCAGCAATGCACAGCAACTGGACCTCCCGGGCCTCAAAGGAAGAATGCTGTCTGCCAGCTACGCCCCCCAGCCCGGGCATCCCCTCTATGCGCCGATGATCAGCCAGCTGGAAGACCTCTTCGCCAAATATGCCAAAAACGGCCTGGTGAAATTCATGTACACCACCCGCCTCTACATCGGGCAACTGACATAA
- a CDS encoding TlpA disulfide reductase family protein: MQQLIFSVIAMAAALQVSAQQKYTVDVYMAGQEGHKLTLSYVRKGERRSDTAQRLPDGGLRFSGEMEGPVVAVMLNNHPASRFQLSQGGMFIPGPLLEFVLEDGRTVIKGTSEKSFMAIAKGGKLNTEFAKFHARELPLIEKKWELTKEGALAYKGGDTARSTACRQEGNALDAKRKELQREYIVKHPGSFVSMYLLSTLYEEYTPQAYAEVYGKLAPAWKSTFYGKLIANKIESTRATAIGMPAIDFTKKDLQGTDFSLSSLKGKYVLVDFWGSWCGPCRASHPHMRKLYDQYKSKGFEIVGVSDEKSPSLESAEKSWKGAVEKDGINWLHVLNNYGKGDFDLVQKYGITGFPTKFLLDPQGKIIWKLVGGGKESEDQLDGKLKELLGQ, encoded by the coding sequence ATGCAGCAATTAATCTTTTCTGTCATTGCGATGGCGGCTGCCTTGCAGGTTTCCGCGCAGCAAAAGTATACGGTAGACGTGTACATGGCCGGCCAGGAAGGGCATAAGCTCACGTTGAGTTATGTCCGTAAAGGCGAAAGGCGTTCGGATACGGCCCAGCGCCTCCCCGACGGCGGGCTCCGTTTCAGCGGGGAGATGGAAGGTCCGGTAGTGGCGGTGATGTTGAACAACCACCCGGCCAGCCGTTTCCAGTTGTCGCAGGGTGGTATGTTCATTCCCGGCCCTTTACTGGAATTTGTGCTGGAAGACGGGCGCACTGTTATCAAGGGAACTTCCGAAAAATCGTTCATGGCGATTGCCAAAGGCGGCAAGCTGAACACGGAATTCGCGAAGTTCCATGCCCGGGAATTGCCGCTGATTGAAAAGAAATGGGAGCTGACGAAAGAAGGCGCCCTGGCTTACAAAGGCGGCGATACCGCGCGTTCCACCGCCTGCAGGCAGGAAGGGAATGCGCTGGATGCGAAAAGGAAGGAGCTGCAGCGGGAGTATATCGTAAAGCACCCGGGTTCCTTCGTGAGCATGTACTTGCTGAGCACCCTCTATGAGGAATATACACCGCAAGCGTATGCCGAGGTTTACGGAAAGCTCGCTCCCGCCTGGAAATCGACTTTCTACGGAAAGCTGATCGCCAACAAGATCGAAAGCACCCGCGCCACGGCCATCGGCATGCCCGCGATTGATTTCACGAAGAAAGACCTTCAGGGAACAGACTTCTCGCTGTCGTCCCTCAAAGGGAAGTACGTGCTGGTTGATTTCTGGGGCAGCTGGTGCGGCCCCTGCCGCGCAAGCCACCCGCATATGCGCAAGCTTTACGATCAATACAAGTCGAAAGGTTTTGAAATCGTAGGTGTTTCTGATGAAAAATCGCCAAGCCTCGAAAGCGCGGAAAAGTCCTGGAAAGGCGCCGTGGAAAAGGATGGGATCAACTGGCTGCATGTGCTGAACAACTACGGTAAAGGCGATTTCGACCTCGTACAGAAATACGGCATCACCGGTTTTCCCACCAAATTCCTCCTCGACCCCCAGGGCAAGATCATCTGGAAGCTCGTGGGCGGTGGTAAGGAAAGCGAAGACCAGCTCGACGGGAAGCTAAAAGAATTATTAGGCCAATAA
- a CDS encoding PhnA domain-containing protein, which produces MKLPEDLKARSNNSCEMCSATEGLSVYEVPFSPESRRDAEIVACDKCRAQLERKEALDPQHWQCLATSMWSETPVVQVVSWRMLNRLRKEAWAAEQLDMMYLDDELLAWAKASGEHENDDVVELHLDSNGAVLQHGDTVVLTKSLDVKGSTLNAKMGTVVKNIRLVAENTEQIEGKIEGQVIVILTKYVRKQNA; this is translated from the coding sequence ATGAAACTGCCTGAAGATCTGAAAGCACGCAGCAACAACAGCTGCGAAATGTGCTCCGCCACGGAAGGACTGTCCGTGTACGAAGTTCCCTTTTCCCCCGAATCCCGCCGCGACGCGGAGATCGTTGCCTGCGACAAATGCCGCGCCCAGCTGGAACGTAAAGAAGCCCTGGATCCGCAGCACTGGCAATGCCTCGCCACCTCCATGTGGAGCGAAACACCCGTCGTGCAAGTAGTATCGTGGCGGATGCTGAACCGCCTCCGCAAAGAAGCCTGGGCGGCGGAACAGCTCGACATGATGTACCTCGACGACGAGCTGCTCGCCTGGGCGAAAGCATCCGGCGAGCATGAGAACGACGATGTGGTGGAATTGCATCTCGACAGCAACGGCGCCGTGCTCCAGCATGGCGACACGGTGGTGCTGACCAAATCCCTGGATGTGAAAGGCTCCACGCTCAATGCCAAAATGGGAACGGTAGTGAAAAACATCCGCCTGGTGGCAGAGAATACGGAGCAGATCGAAGGGAAGATCGAAGGACAGGTGATCGTGATCCTCACGAAGTACGTCCGCAAGCAAAACGCGTGA
- a CDS encoding GNAT family N-acetyltransferase, whose product MHPADFRIRPLANNETTLAALSALLMETVAHGGSVSFMHPLPEHEARAFWQGSLAAAANGGRIVLGAFDAAGKLAGTVTLLLDLPPNQPHRAEIAKMMTGVAYRGRGIARALLAFAEQLALQHGRTLLTLDTAEDDGAAGLYEKSGYQRSGVIPDFALKPHGGLTGTIIFWKRLRS is encoded by the coding sequence ATGCATCCTGCCGACTTCCGCATCCGCCCGCTCGCCAATAACGAAACCACGCTGGCCGCATTATCCGCCTTGTTGATGGAAACGGTGGCCCATGGGGGTTCCGTGAGTTTTATGCATCCCTTGCCGGAGCATGAAGCGCGGGCTTTCTGGCAGGGATCTTTGGCGGCGGCAGCCAACGGAGGGCGGATCGTCCTGGGTGCATTTGATGCAGCCGGTAAACTCGCCGGGACGGTGACCCTCCTGCTCGATCTTCCTCCCAACCAGCCCCACCGCGCGGAGATCGCCAAGATGATGACCGGCGTCGCCTATCGCGGAAGGGGCATTGCCCGCGCGTTGCTGGCTTTCGCGGAGCAGCTGGCGCTCCAACACGGGCGTACCCTGCTCACCCTCGATACGGCGGAAGACGATGGCGCCGCAGGTTTATACGAAAAATCCGGCTACCAGCGAAGCGGCGTCATTCCCGATTTTGCGCTTAAACCCCACGGCGGCCTTACCGGTACGATCATTTTCTGGAAGCGGCTCCGTTCCTGA
- a CDS encoding TlpA disulfide reductase family protein produces the protein MKNAMLKPALLALLMSPAALMAQKANLPKQITVKGSVKFATPEGQPRKIWLSRDNGTGKPTVVDSVELGPDLTYSFRIKQDHPGIYKLNVMYWDHITFWSDADVKVASRGYDTAKMKVKIPHFYFVDGSSDNNFINQMELNNTNGYLRSVDEYNQEYYAKQHKEKTGDSAWANYWKDRRRYNPLREDNDQREDLLMKVYKDRPVLIYALRSAGSPHDTTQYASTLRQLDHLIKLYPWLSEAKNLKNTIIKNRAQMMKLQPGQPAPSISYPDNFGKLQGLEKYKGKYLLVDFWASWCGPCRQAIPKVKELHEQYKAKGLEVVSISIDTDKKAWEKAMADENMPWEQLLSDNKDKTMELYQFSGIPTLYLIDREGKIVTKFTGYSPEAEAMIKQAIEKGISGQAQPAGEKKVIKAMSM, from the coding sequence ATGAAGAACGCAATGTTGAAACCTGCTTTACTGGCGCTGCTGATGAGTCCGGCGGCGCTCATGGCCCAGAAAGCCAATCTGCCAAAACAAATCACGGTAAAAGGATCAGTGAAATTCGCCACGCCCGAAGGCCAGCCACGCAAAATATGGCTGAGCCGCGACAATGGCACCGGCAAACCCACCGTCGTGGATTCCGTGGAACTCGGTCCTGATCTCACCTACTCCTTCCGCATCAAACAAGACCATCCGGGTATTTACAAACTGAACGTGATGTATTGGGATCATATCACCTTCTGGAGCGATGCCGATGTAAAAGTGGCTTCGCGCGGGTACGACACGGCAAAGATGAAAGTGAAAATCCCGCACTTCTACTTCGTGGATGGCTCGTCCGACAACAACTTCATCAACCAGATGGAATTGAATAACACCAACGGTTACCTCCGTTCGGTCGACGAATACAACCAGGAGTATTATGCCAAGCAGCATAAGGAAAAAACCGGAGATTCCGCCTGGGCGAATTACTGGAAGGACCGCCGCCGTTATAATCCCCTGCGCGAAGACAATGACCAGCGCGAAGATCTGCTGATGAAAGTGTATAAAGACCGCCCCGTGCTGATTTATGCCCTCCGCAGCGCAGGCAGCCCGCACGACACCACGCAATACGCATCCACCCTGCGCCAGCTGGATCATCTCATCAAACTGTACCCCTGGCTGAGTGAGGCCAAAAACCTCAAAAACACCATCATCAAAAACCGCGCGCAGATGATGAAGCTCCAGCCCGGACAGCCCGCGCCTTCCATCTCCTACCCGGACAACTTCGGCAAGCTGCAGGGATTGGAAAAATACAAGGGAAAATATCTCCTGGTCGATTTCTGGGCTAGCTGGTGCGGCCCCTGCCGCCAGGCGATCCCGAAAGTGAAAGAACTGCATGAGCAATACAAGGCGAAAGGCCTCGAAGTAGTGAGCATTTCCATCGATACGGACAAGAAAGCCTGGGAAAAGGCCATGGCGGATGAAAATATGCCCTGGGAGCAACTCCTGAGCGACAACAAAGACAAAACGATGGAGCTTTACCAGTTCTCCGGCATCCCCACGCTTTACCTCATCGACCGCGAAGGCAAGATCGTGACCAAGTTCACCGGTTACAGTCCCGAAGCGGAAGCCATGATCAAACAGGCGATCGAGAAAGGCATCTCCGGACAGGCCCAGCCCGCGGGAGAAAAGAAAGTGATCAAGGCAATGTCCATGTAA